ttatatataaaatcatcaGCAATCTAAATTAgtttaaagatatataaaactaataaattatttaaaagaattgattgattcactataattttaaaatatattttataattataaaataccataataataCTCTagcaaaatttattattttaatattttactattatttttaaaattatttatttttatttttagtaattttattattgctaaAATAACATACAATATAGCCTGGCACTAATCTAATATAATGTGTTTGTAACTATAACAAATGTGACAtatattgtaaataaaaataaaataaaactaacaaGAGAATGTCTTTACAATCCATATTGAATTACAGACCACGAAAATTggacttaatatttttttaaatcccTTGAAATAGAAGAATGACAGATAGAagcaaagaaaacaaagaaaaaagattagcATGTTTAAGAAATCTAACTTATAATTAACAGGTTTTTCTTTAAGATATTCGGTAATTATATTTggaaaagatttaataaatagaaattaatgaaaaaaaagaaaaaaaacaaaataacagAAAACTAAAAGCTAGCTTGTGAGGATTGAAAACGTCTATGGCCATAAGAACAAAATTTATAACCATGATATAGaacaagagaaagagagaaactTGATATTGAAGTAGTAACATACACAAGTTTGTGACTTATGAATcccattataaaattatggtaaaataaagagaataaaaaataaaagaatatgaaaacataataaaaaaatccaaaaatcatataaaaaggttatatttggattatcattaaaaacaaaagaaaaagaaaagacaagaaatgtatatatcttaattattttccatgacttaaatttttttactctCCAAAATGAGCATAACTAGTTTTACCTTCCTCAACAtatcattttcctttctttcaaaaataaaaaaaataattttaaaatataatagttaATTATTCCCCTAGctgttttcttcctttctctttcagTTACCTCTAATTCATTTATAATGTAAGGTAGGGGTGTTCAACCAAACCAGTAACACGACCAACTCGAAAAATCCGATAAAAaccgaaaaaaaaaatattatgtttaaactgtcttgaattgaaaatagtttataaatattcaaaacCGAATAAGAGTGGATTGAGTCCggttttgaatttaaaaaatatagtaagCCCGACACAACccaatataaagtaaaaaagttCAAATCCATATATAGAACATGACTTTTTATTCATgaagttatttttcttactgACTCATATTTCTCATTATATGGATGGTTGAAtgttgtaaaatatataataattttttttctcaaagcTTTCTATCATCTTGCATGgtttaattataatgaatGTATAAATATAGTATCAGTCTTTAGTTATTTACAATTGATATTGTTTTATACAGTACAAAATTGTTAGCTATATCAGTAAgtgtatattataattttgtacttactattttatattgCTGCTAGGATTTacttttgaattatatttttgaaatcgAACCCGATTAAAAACAGATGAACttgaatttattgattttttaatttcaaatattgaatttagttttaaataagtaCAATCCGATCAAGATGGTTTAGATTAATATATAACCTCTAAACCAATCAACCCAACTCACGAACATTCCTAAAGTTTGAAGTTAACAATTTGCATAAAAACTGAACATCACCACCCTAAGGTTTGAAGGTATGAATTTGCATAAAACTGAACCAGGGTCCAGGGGCTTGTCTCACAATATACATCTAAATCTTGAAGAAAGCTTTAAAATTCTTCCCAGGGTTTCTCCAACTCGGAGTTTGCTAATTTAACCTTACAATCCACCATAAAAACTACTTTGAAGAACTTAAAAGAGGAAGCACCATGCTCTAACTTGCTGCCGGCTATGATCATTGCCAGGAATTAGCTTTTATGCCTAGCAAGTGTTAcctgaatttttaataattcaacaCTTACATATTGCAAAGccaagcaaaaaaaaaatttgccTCCACTTTTATACTTTCGCCAAAACCTATCAAGAAAATTGCACACATAAGCTATTAGTGCTAAGCAGATGATATTAttccttaaattttattaggagTATAGGATAATGTTTTGACAGAGAATAATGGTGACATTATCTTTTCTACCATAGGTTACATGAAAAATTTTAACAGAAATATGTCGTCAGTCTAAATGGTATACGAAACACCAAAGACAACCTTAAAATGCAGAGGTTCAAAACACACGCGCTAAACGACATGCCTCTATGCAGCTTTCCATGAAGATAGTGGTGGAGTATCGGCAAACTTGTATGTAGCCATATTTCCATCATATCTATCGCCTTTTACAGCATCTGCAGAGGCAATGGATTCAAGCTCAGCCATTTCTACTGGTGTGAGTTTCACAGACAAAGCTCCGATGTTCTGGTTGAAGTTTTCTATCTTGGTGGTTCCTGGAATGGGGCAGACATCATCTCCTTGGTGATGGACCCAGGCAAGTGCTAGTTGTGATGGAGTGCATTGTTTCCTCGCTGCAATTTCGTTAACACGCTCAAAAAGGTGTTTGTTATGCTCCAGATTTTCAGGTTGGAATCTAGGAAGATGCTGCAACAATAGAAATGCTCATTTTGGATTAACAAGTACAGCCAACTCAAGAACAGAGGAAATCAGTCATGGTTACATAAACTTAGTAAAGCATAAGAAAGGACCCATAATATAATGCTGCACATAAGAATGCTCTTTCCCACTTCACTTGTGAGCATAACACAAGAGAATCAGCTTTCCTATGATATTGCAAAATAGTGGAGGGGATAAGGCATGTGTCCCCTAATATGccagaatttttttatttttttttttggaatagCAATAATGTTCTGTATTAGATTTATTGGGGAAAAGAACAACCTTAAATATTAATGTTGATGAGAATACTGCTTCTTACTAAGCAAGAATGACAAATTAAACCAAAGAAAACAGAAGCAAGAATGGGTAATTAAACCAAAGGAAACCAAAATACAGCTCTTCAAAAACAAACCAAACCAGGAATAGACACAATTCCCTCTGTCCAGAAACAAACAGAACACCAGAACTCTAAAAATTCAGCAAAAGCAACAAATGAAATAAATCAATGGAGCTGATTTCTTGTACTCAAGACTTAGGCATGGCTAGCTGCTTTTGACAAAGTATCAGCACAAGAAGAAGCAGCAAAACAGTACAGATTGGTCCCTGAACAAGTTTAATTGCTGTAAAAGAATCTCATTCAAAAATCATGAACAGCAGTGCAGTGACAAGGTTGACACAAAGCAATCATCGGTGGGAATCATAGTAGAGATCACAAATCAGCCAAAACAATATGGCATGTACTGCAGGTTTTGTTAGTGTAATTAGAACCTTGAATGCTGTCTTACAAGTCTTTCAACAAAGGTGAAAAAAATGGTAGCAGTATGCAAGTACTCCAATAACCCTTGTTCGTTGTTGTAAACAATCTCATTTCAGACAAAAGGAGGTCAACACCTAGCAAAGTAGCCCAGATGCTGACATGAACTACATTTTATGCATAAAATCTGTTTAAAAGAACAATGTAAGCGAGAGAGGAGAAAGTGTATGTAAATTCTAGATGGTATGTAACCAATCAGACCAACTTAGACATTATAACGATTAAAATGCTACTTCAGTGAGCCTTCTCCATATAATACGATTGAGATACAGCCCGAATAACCACCTCGGGTGCTTTGGCATGTGCCTCCCCTGGCTGACCATTGTTTgaagtaaattttaaaaatgagaaaaggaagaaataataataataattattgatactTCATATCAAAGTTTGGTATTTTCTAGGTCGCTAActcaacaaaaaaaatgaaagaaagggTCCGTGAACTATTGTGTCAAAGTTTGTGAAATCATAAAATCCAGaatttgtcaatttttttgATCAATCAAAGGTTGAAACTCTTTCTATTGGATTTGCAAATGAATtccataaattttatggatttcaaccaaacacaaTGTAAATAATGATTTCATAACATGCAAGGATAGGAAATACCTCTATGATAATCCTCACTTTTCCTAATGATTAATATTGATACTAGGCATGTCTAATGCACAAGCAAAATATCATTTCTATGTACACGCATATCATACCAACCTTTCGAAAGTCAACCTCAGAAAAGCTTTCAACCAACTTAGTCCCTAGTGAAAAGAATCCTCGGCCCAAAGGACTGTATCAACAATTCCAATTCCAAGTTCTCTGAGAAAAAGATGGCATCACAATCAGGATTCGACATACTCATAAACAtgttaaattttcaattacttTGAATCCCATAaacaacaatttttttttattgatgtgTTTACCTGCAAGTAGGAACAATCTCTTCCTCGATATCTCTCGACCATAAGGACCACTCTAACTGGATAGCCGTTACCGGGTGAACAGCATGAGCTCTTCTGATTGTTGAAGCAGAGGCCTCGGATAGACCTATATACTTTATCTTACCCTCTTCAACTAGTTTCTTCAATTCCCCCATCTTGCAAACACAAAGGAAAGTcctaataatgattaataaaaagcAAGCAAATCTTAAACGTACTAATTCCAATGGGGACAGGGCAAAAAGGGGGCAAACCGTGATTTCAATGGGAACAGAAGTATCAATGCGATGTTGGTAATAAAGATCAATACAATCAACTTGAAGACGCTTTAAGCTAGCCTCACAAGCAGCTCTTACATAAGCTGGATCACCCTTAATCCCTCTCTTCCCATCTTGAAAAATTATGCCGAATTTAGTGGCCAATTCCACTTTCTCTCTCATCCCTCCTTTAAGAGCCTATGCAAATTCATATTAGAACATTGTAATGCCCAAAAAACAATTGATATCagccaaaagaaataattggaatcaataaaaaaaccaTACTTTGCCCAGAAGAATTTCATTAGTGTGGGGTCCATAGACATCGGAGGTGTCGAGAAAAGTAACACCGGAGTTGATTGCGTGGTGGATGAGAGCGATCATATCGGGTTCAGGCTTTGGAGGCCCGTAAAAGGCGGACATGCCCATGCATCCAAGTCCTTGTGCTGACACCTCTAGGCCCTGTGATCCCAGCTTTATTCTCTTCATTTCCGCCATTGTTCTTGATGATAATTAGTCCTTCAAGGCTTCAACCAAAccagagaaagagaaagagagctGAGTGTTGGTTTGCTGAGTGGCAGTTGGAGTTGAGCGTATCTTTATAATGCCGTATGTCTCATTTGAGGCTGCTGTTTTGGACCAGACACTGTGTAGAAGAAAGGCCCCATTCCTGTGGTAGGTacataataaatcaaatattacTGATTCTGTCGCTTCACCCGTACCGCTTACGTCTCGCCTGACGtttgtcttcttcttcttcttcttttttttttctttctctaaaaaCAATGTTGCTGCTGACTTAAACGTTACAAATTCGATAcctatattttttagatattcaATTCCActcttttatctttaatttgttattactTTTGATAAATTGACAAGTAtcatttttaagaattagttagaaaaagataaatgattattatatgtataatcGACtcgttaattaataaattaataattttagaaaaaccaATTCATTTAACATTGgatattaataattctattatttaataaattaagaaattttataattattttttataattattaattattagaggAGATATATCAAGGAGGACTAGAATATgcgaaattaaaattagttctactattattaattgaaaaatatttaaaattattttgcagtattcattttataatcacttattaatttaaaaactaaatattttattaggacatagatttatttttatatagtaacttattaatcttaaacttatgtaatttaatatattttgaatatattagTGAAgaactattttaaattttcaatcattataaattaataaattaatattttttaattttattaaatatattaattattaaaagagtttgaattatTTTGCTAAAAGCTCTTCTatcaattttcaaatataaaaataatattgtacACAAGTTTTATAAAGATTGTATCTTTTTACGGTAACATGGCTCGAGGTTTTAGCACCAAGGAATTGCATTTAGCGACGGATACAGAGGTGTCGTTAGCTGAAATTCTTTAGCGACGGTGATCTACCGCCGTTAAAGGGATATTGAATCCGTTGTATTTTAAGCGTATTGCAAAAATGGAGAGCTATTTATGACAGTAGATGGCCGTTGTTAAATAGTGTAATGAAATAGGTTATTTTATaaacctaaaatttatttaattttattttgtagtaGTTCTCCTTCCTCCCATCTCTTCTCCCTCTCCCTCTCTTCTCTCCCTTCACTCCCTctcttttatagcctctcccTCTCTTCTCCATGTCGTCGTCGCGAGGTCCTAGGtaaggtttttatttttaagttgcattttaattttttagaaaaccaAGTTGGTGCTCTTACCGCCAATAAGTCActtttttttaagtaattaagtttggtaaaaaaatttaatttatttttatcttttatatttatttttatcatttaatttatttatatattatgttaatattaatttttaactgtaatttttttatttctgttattactattattttttgttaaatttaggTTTAGTGTTTagtttttgttaaattttttttaacttgttagaaatttttgtttaataatttatttttatattctatcatttaggtttaattttattaatttttaaaaatctattattatagtttttttagggttgtttagctttttctaaatatttttttgttaatttaatattattatgttaatctttatttttatttttttgttaaatttatttttattttattttgatttctaaactattatttagtatataaatctcatttatattcatatatatatttttcaaatcttATTTGCTAGAAGACGTGTGCATGGATTAATAAGCagtatgtaaaattaattatctaattttttatattgctttatgtataatgtgaaaataaatattgaatataaaattattttaatttttttacttcttttgttaTTGAATAAGctattgaataaataattgaataaagtAGTTTGTTTAGTAAAGCTTGGTAGTTTTTGtatatttagttttcttgatgaataaatcattattaaaatgaaacatgCGTATTGATTGGTAAAATCGATTTATGATGTATGTTAAATtgatttgttaaataataataatctagcttttaaattatttgtgatttatattaaattgattaatatgttaaattagtgatgaataaaattttcaaaaattttcaaCTTTAGCCAATCGACTGCATAAATGAAGCATTGTATCTAAAGCCGATTGGCCAAAACTCAGGTTTTAGTGTCGATTTTCAGtatgtttcatttttgaatgtcaataattattaaaatgtaCTTTCTAGAAGGTTTTTATAGATAACTATcca
The Ricinus communis isolate WT05 ecotype wild-type chromosome 1, ASM1957865v1, whole genome shotgun sequence DNA segment above includes these coding regions:
- the LOC8261536 gene encoding LOW QUALITY PROTEIN: probable aldo-keto reductase 2 (The sequence of the model RefSeq protein was modified relative to this genomic sequence to represent the inferred CDS: inserted 1 base in 1 codon) — its product is MAEMKRIKLGSQGLEVSAQGLGCMGMSAFYGPPKPEPDMIALIHHAINSGVTFLDTSDVYGPHTNEILLGKALKGGMREKVELATKFGIIFQDGKRGIKGDPAYVRAACEASLKRLQVDCIDLYYQHRIDTSVPIEITMGELKKLVEEGKIKYIGLSEASASTIRRAHAVHPVTAIQLEWSLWSRDIEEEIVPTCRELGIGIVXYSPLGRGFFSLGTKLVESFSEVDFRKHLPRFQPENLEHNKHLFERVNEIAARKQCTPSQLALAWVHHQGDDVCPIPGTTKIENFNQNIGALSVKLTPVEMAELESIASADAVKGDRYDGNMATYKFADTPPLSSWKAA